A section of the Pseudorasbora parva isolate DD20220531a chromosome 2, ASM2467924v1, whole genome shotgun sequence genome encodes:
- the cntnap1 gene encoding contactin-associated protein 1: protein MDIKILAPSLLLFLAFQHCSSRPCLDPLISPLYASSFHASSRYNFFYSAHFAKLYGSSGWSPSPRDRQPWMQIDLGRKYRIMAIATQGTFNSYDWITKYMLLYGDRFDTWTPYVMKGGNMTLPGNWNYYQVKRNVFHYAFTAKHLRIYPMGWNTENGGKIGLRMELYGCPYDSYVMQFEGDDMVAYSYPRGRMRTLQDHYALNFKTLEKDGILLHSEGLQGDSVTLELKTGRLYFHISLGSSTVHNTNGMTTMMLGNLLDTQHWHYVTIKRYGREVNFTLDGQTETAVLNGEFQYLDLDKQIYVGGVIEKDIPHLPGKVNFRGCMENVFINGINVIYMTQYQEPEIRLAPKKKKMHYTCRDLLWKPMTFAGPNNYLQLPGFFRKNRLAVKFKFRSWDYTGLLMFTRFADDLGSLELGLSEGQVNVTLMQPGNKRLRFAAGYRLNDGFWHTVDLTAKDNLLTITIDEDESSPLKITNPFMVRTGDRYFFGGCPKTNNTARCVTKLSRFHGCMQQIFIDDEPVDIDVMLQRKWGRYAEILLGTCGITDRCSPNPCEHEGRCIQSWNDFLCVCNNTGYKGEVCHNSVYRESCEAYRLNGKYWSGNYTIDPDLSGPLKPFTVYCNMLQKSWTVIEHNRMKSTKVSGSTVDLPYIGDVQYVNASWDEVTALANTSLYCEQWIEISCYKSRLLNTPHGRPYSYWIGRHNESHEYWGGAFPESGKCGCAVNQTCTDSKYWCNCDADYRQWSSDKGYLSFRDHLPVRRIVIGDTNRTGSEAYYSVGALYCHGDRSIWNTIAFTKPTYLTFPTFKPGTSADITFHFRTYRTNGVFVESSDDHLRNFLRVELNSTTEVVFIFMVGDGIRNVTLRSPKPLNDNEWHYVEAEINVKLARLKVDFLPPAIHKFPGQTYITMKFTQPLLVGAANHTLRPFLGCLRGLRMNGVPVDLEGKVDERAGIRRNCTGACLNASIPCRNGGQCIDGYASYVCDCNNTGFDGYYCHLDIGAFFDVGAWLRYDIRKEPISFDAWWANFWIEPHWHNFTLGYNTTTDDIEFSFSTLEAPAVLLYISSFGNDYIAVLLKKDGTLSLRYRLGIISYKFKLTDRNMADGFPHFVNITRHNYTVWTQVDYMDPWIEKLIPGEIPRFDSPKSIFLGRVMEVGGVDYEIQRHNSPGFTGCISGVRYNIFAPLKAYFRPNVTNPPVTTQGYVVESNCGAFPPVLGYVPWEDDPWFTGLFFYYIHDDVTPPWMTLIVTVSLMLLFLILYGLYIYLYRYKGSYHTNEPKQLESPSSSRPLTDTLRKDRKNMPEIQEESPNE from the exons ATGGATATCAAAATTCTTGCCCCTAGCCTTTTACTCTTTCTCGCCTTTCAGCATTGCTCGTCAC GGCCATGCTTAGATCCGCTGATTTCTCCTCTCTATGCGTCTTCTTTCCATGCTTCTTCcagatataactttttttactCTGCACACTTTGCCAAACTGTATG GAAGCAGTGGCTGGTCTCCGTCCCCACGGGACAGGCAGCCATGGATGCAGATTGACTTGGGGAGGAAGTATCGTATCATGGCCATTGCTACTCAGGGTACCTTCAACTCATATGACTGGATCACCAAATACATGCTGTTGTACGGGGATCGATTCGACACATGGACTCCATATGTCATGAAAGGAGGCAACAtg ACGTTGCCTGGCAACTGGAATTACTACCAGGTGAAGAGGAACGTCTTTCATTATGCGTTCACTGCCAAACATCTGCGCATCTATCCCATGGGCTGGAATACTGAGAACGGAGGCAAAATCGGCCTTCGCATGGAGCTCTACGGCTGTCCTTACG ACTCATATGTGATGCAGTTTGAGGGGGATGACATGGTGGCATACTCATACCCACGGGGCAGGATGAGGACACTTCAGGACCACTACGCTTTAAATTTTAAGACCTTGGAGAAGGATGGTATTCTCCTGCACAGTGAGGGTCTGCAGGGAGACTCGGTCACTCTGGAACTAAAGACTGGACGCCTCTACTTTCATATCAGCCTGG GGAGCAGCACAGTCCATAACACCAATGGGATGACCACAATGATGCTGGGAAACCTGCTGGACACCCAGCACTGGCACTACGTCACCATCAAGCGTTACGGGCGAGAGGTTAACTTCACCCTGGATGGCCAGACTGAGACTGCCGTCCTCAACGGAGAGTTCCAGTACCTTGATCTGGACAAACAG ATTTATGTTGGGGGTGTGATTGAGAAAGATATACCCCACCTGCCTGGTAAGGTTAATTTCCGTGGCTGCATGGAGAACGTTTTTATCAATGGAATCAATGTCATCTACATGACACAGTACCAGGAGCCTGAAATTCGACTAGCTCCTAAAAAG AAAAAGATGCATTATACCTGCCGGGACCTTCTCTGGAAGCCCATGACCTTTGCAGGACCCAACAACTATCTGCAGCTACCCGGGTTCTTCCGGAAGAACCGTCTGGCGGTAAAGTTTAAGTTCCGCTCATGGGACTACACAGGGTTACTTATGTTCACCAGGTTTGCAGATGATTTGGGCTCTCTGGAGCTTGGTCTGAGTGAAGGACAGGTCAACGTCACTCTCATGCAGCCTGGAAACAAGAGGCTACGCTTTGCTGCAG gtTACCGCCTCAATGACGGCTTCTGGCACACAGTAGACCTGACAGCCAAAGACAACTTACTGACTATCACTATAGATGAAGATGAGAGCTCACCACTGAAGATCACCAACCCCTTCATGGTTCGTACAGGAGACCGCTACTTCTTCGGGG GTTGTCCTAAGACCAATAACACGGCTCGCTGTGTGACCAAGCTGTCTCGCTTCCACGGCTGCATGCAGCAGATCTTTATAGATGATGAGCCGGTGGATATAGATGTCATGCTGCAGAGGAAATGGGGCAGATATGCCGAAATCCTGCTGGGCACCTGTGGAATCACtgatag ATGCTCTCCAAACCCATGCGAACATGAAGGCAGGTGTATTCAGTCCTGGAATGacttcttgtgtgtgtgtaacaacaCAGGCTACAAGGGGGAGGTTTGTCACAACT CCGTCTACAGGGAGTCATGTGAGGCCTACAGACTGAATGGGAAGTACTGGTCCGGCAACTACACCATAGATCCAGATCTGAGTGGACCACTGAAGCCTTTCACAGTCTACTGcaatatgt TGCAAAAATCATGGACCGTTATCGAGCACAACCGCATGAAAAGCACCAAGGTGAGCGGCTCCACTGTGGATCTACCGTATATTGGGGACGTCCAGTATGTAAACGCTTCCTGGGATGAAGTCACTGCATTAGCAAACACTTCCTTGTACTGCGAACAGTGGATTGAGATCTCGTGCTACAAGTCGCGCCTCCTCAATACTCCAC ATGGAAGGCCTTACTCTTACTGGATTGGACGGCATAATGAGAGCCATGAATACTGGGGAGGAGCTTTCCCTGAAAGTGGAAAATGTGGatgtgctgtcaatcaaacttgCACTGACTCCAAGTACTGGTGCAACTGTGACGCAGACTACCGGCAGTG GAGCTCAGATAAAGGCTACCTGTCGTTCCGAGACCATCTGCCTGTCAGGAGGATTGTCATAGGGGACACTAACCGAACCGGTTCAGAAGCTTACTACAGTGTTGGGGCGCTGTACTGCCATGGAGACA GGAGCATCTGGAACACCATAGCTTTCACCAAGCCCACCTATCTGACGTTCCCCACCTTCAAGCCCGGCACCAGTGCCGACATTACATTCCACTTCAGGACCTACCGCACTAACGGAGTGTTTGTGGAGAGCTCAGATGACCACCTCCGTAATTTCTTACGAGTTGAACTTAATT CTACAACTGAGGTAGTGTTTATTTTCATGGTGGGTGATGGAATTAGAAACGTGACCCTGCGCTCTCCTAAACCTCTCAACGATAATGAATGGCACTATGTAGAAGCTGAAATCAATGTGAAATTGGCTCGGCTCAAAGTTGATTTCCTGCCTCCGGCCATACACAAGTTCCCAGGCCAGACCTACATCACAATGAAGTTCACACAACCCCTGCTCGTAG GTGCGGCCAATCACACCTTAAGGCCTTTCCTGGGTTGTCTGCGTGGGCTGAGGATGAACGGGGTGCCTGTGGATTTGGAGGGGAAGGTTGACGAGAGAGCTGGGATACGTAGGAACTGCACTGGAGCTTGTCTGAATGCCTCTATACCGTGTCGAAATGGAGGCCAGTGCATTGATGGGTATGCTTCATACGTCTGTGACTGCAATAACACAGGCTTTGATGGCTATTACTGTCATTTAG ATATCGGGGCATTCTTTGATGTGGGAGCATGGCTGCGGTATGACATCCGCAAAGAGCCTATTTCCTTTGACGCATGGTGGGCGAACTTCTGGATAGAGCCTCACTGGCACAACTTCACCCTCGGCTACAACACGACAACTGATGACATAGAGTTCAGCTTCAGCACTCTAGAGGCTCCAGCTGTGCTCCTGTATATCAGCTCCTTCGGCAATGATTACATCGCTGTCCTGCTCAAGAAAGATg GTACTTTGTCGCTGAGATATCGGCTGGGGATAATAAGCTACAAATTTAAGTTGACTGACAGAAACATGGCCGATGGCTTTCCTCATTTTGTCAACATCACCCGACACAACTACACAGTTTGGACACAG GTGGACTACATGGATCCGTGGATTGAAAAGTTAATACCAGGAGAGATTCCCAGATTTGACTCACCAAAGTCCATATTCTTGGGTAGAGTCATGG AGGTGGGAGGTGTAGACTACGAAATTCAGAGGCACAACAGTCCCGGTTTTACGGGCTGTATTTCTGGGGTCCGCTATAATATCTTTGCCCCACTGAAGGCCTACTTCCGACCCAATGTAACTAATCCACCAGTGACGACTCAAGGCTATGTGGTGGAGTCTAACTGTGGGGCATTTCCCCCCGTCTTAGGATATGTTCCTTGGGAGGATGACCCCTGGTTCACTGGCCTGT tCTTTTATTACATTCATGATGATGTTACCCCACCTTGGATGACAT TAATTGTGACTGTCTCTCTGATGTTGCTCTTCCTGATCCTGTACGGCCTCTACATTTATCTGTACAGGTATAAAGGCAGTTATCACACTAATGAACCGAAGCAACTCGAGTCGCCTAGCTCCTCTAGGCCCCTCACTGATACTCTGCGCAAGGATAGAAAGAACATGCCGGAAATACAGGAGGAAAGTCCCAACGAATAA